A DNA window from Actinomycetota bacterium contains the following coding sequences:
- a CDS encoding SpoIIE family protein phosphatase, with protein MRATSDPSPIAEERLRRVQLIADAALAQLSVEGLLDELLVRIREVLEVDTAAVLLIDEATNELVATAAKGLEEEVEQGVHLPVGGGFAGKVAASGKPVFLNEVNEGKVLNPLLLRRGIRSMLGVPLFAEGRTIGVLHVGSLHPRAFNEADQELLELAAGRVGLAVQARRQQEQSVIAQTLQRSLQPDRLPDLPGIEIAGLYRPADGGMVGGDWYDTFVLPAERLWIVVGDIAGRGLAAAITMARLRNVIRALVFVAPDPAETMNHANQVLLQFDPGVMATLVVGVLTPDGIFRFASAGHPPPVVVDAQGQARLAEHTPEPLLGALPYQRYSAHSLQLDPGGTLILYTDGLIERRGVSLDVGLEGLRRAAETPWTNLEGLRQQVFGVEVPATGLGDDLAILTVRFGIKTRGEALHVTIDADPAELAGLRRTLRRWLSTAGMGAQQGHDVLVAVGEAVANAIEHAYGPGQGTVEILGVARPQEVEITVTDTGHWRGPRGSHRGLGRSLMAALMDEAQIETTEGGTTVRLRTRVRG; from the coding sequence ATGCGAGCCACCTCAGATCCCTCCCCGATCGCAGAGGAACGCCTCCGGCGGGTGCAACTCATTGCCGATGCGGCCCTGGCCCAGCTGAGCGTCGAGGGGCTGCTCGACGAGCTCCTTGTCCGGATCCGTGAGGTGCTGGAAGTGGACACCGCAGCCGTGCTGCTCATCGACGAGGCGACCAACGAGTTGGTGGCCACGGCGGCCAAGGGCCTCGAGGAGGAGGTCGAGCAGGGGGTGCACCTGCCGGTGGGCGGCGGTTTCGCCGGCAAGGTCGCGGCCTCGGGAAAACCGGTGTTCCTCAACGAGGTGAACGAGGGCAAAGTCCTCAACCCCCTGCTCCTGCGCCGCGGGATCCGCTCGATGCTGGGCGTGCCGCTCTTTGCTGAGGGCCGCACCATCGGGGTGCTGCACGTGGGCAGCCTGCACCCGCGGGCCTTCAATGAGGCAGACCAGGAACTGCTGGAGCTCGCCGCCGGGCGGGTGGGGCTGGCCGTGCAGGCGCGGCGCCAACAGGAGCAGAGCGTGATCGCCCAGACCCTCCAACGCAGCCTGCAGCCCGATCGCCTGCCGGATCTCCCGGGTATTGAGATTGCCGGCCTCTACCGTCCCGCTGACGGCGGCATGGTCGGTGGCGACTGGTACGACACCTTCGTGCTCCCCGCCGAGCGCCTGTGGATCGTGGTCGGGGACATCGCCGGGCGGGGCCTCGCGGCGGCGATCACCATGGCCCGGCTCCGGAACGTGATCCGGGCCCTGGTTTTCGTCGCCCCTGACCCCGCCGAGACGATGAACCACGCCAACCAGGTCCTGCTCCAGTTCGACCCGGGTGTGATGGCCACGCTGGTGGTGGGGGTGCTCACACCCGACGGCATCTTCCGCTTCGCCAGCGCCGGGCACCCGCCGCCCGTGGTCGTCGATGCCCAGGGCCAGGCGAGGCTGGCAGAGCACACACCCGAGCCACTCCTCGGCGCGCTCCCGTACCAGCGCTACAGCGCCCACTCGCTGCAGCTCGATCCCGGCGGCACGCTGATCCTCTACACCGATGGGCTCATCGAGCGCCGGGGGGTGTCCCTGGACGTGGGGCTCGAGGGCCTGCGCCGAGCGGCCGAGACGCCGTGGACCAACCTTGAGGGTCTGCGCCAGCAGGTGTTCGGGGTCGAGGTCCCGGCGACCGGCCTGGGCGACGACCTCGCCATCCTCACCGTCCGCTTCGGCATCAAAACTCGCGGCGAGGCGTTGCACGTCACCATCGATGCCGACCCGGCGGAGCTGGCCGGCCTGCGGCGCACCCTCCGGCGGTGGCTGTCGACGGCCGGCATGGGCGCCCAGCAGGGCCACGACGTGCTGGTGGCGGTGGGCGAGGCGGTTGCCAATGCCATCGAGCATGCCTACGGGCCGGGTCAGGGTACGGTGGAGATCTTGGGCGTCGCTCGCCCGCAGGAGGTTGAGATCACGGTCACCGACACCGGGCACTGGCGGGGGCCGAGGGGCAGCCACCGCGGCCTCGGCCGGTCCCTGATGGCCGCCCTGATGGACGAGGCCCAGATCGAGACCACCGAGGGCGGCACCACCGTCCGGCTCCGCACCCGGGTGCGGGGGTAG
- a CDS encoding acetyl-CoA C-acetyltransferase, with the protein MTESVIVAGARTPIGKFLGAFSGLSAADLGGAAIAEALRRSTVAPEQVDYVIMGHVLQGGAGQITARQAAVKGGIGMGVPAVTINKVCLSGLNAIALADQLIRAGEVEMVVAGGMESMTNAPYAMPKARQGARMGNAELVDLMIHDGLWCAFDHCHMGESTDQVNAALGITRAEQDEWAAQSQERAVDAVKGGRLGEEIVAVEAPGRRGAGGRVETDEGVRPGTTPETLARLGPAFVPEGTITAGNASQISDGAAAVVVTSRARAEAEGLPILATILAHGMAAGPDPSLVSQPSHAIQAAAAKLGREPGGFDLYEINEAFAAVALWSSKELGVGPERVNVNGGAIALGHPIGASGARLVLTLAYELSRRGGGIGAAALCGGGGQGDALLIRAGS; encoded by the coding sequence GTGACCGAGTCCGTCATCGTCGCCGGGGCCCGCACCCCCATCGGCAAGTTCCTGGGGGCGTTCTCCGGCCTCAGCGCCGCCGACCTCGGTGGGGCGGCCATCGCCGAGGCCCTGCGCCGCTCGACCGTGGCGCCCGAGCAGGTCGATTACGTGATCATGGGCCATGTCCTGCAGGGCGGCGCCGGGCAGATCACCGCCCGCCAGGCGGCAGTCAAGGGCGGCATCGGCATGGGCGTGCCCGCCGTCACCATCAACAAGGTGTGCCTTTCGGGCCTCAATGCCATCGCCCTGGCCGACCAGCTGATCCGGGCCGGGGAGGTCGAGATGGTGGTGGCCGGCGGGATGGAGTCGATGACCAACGCCCCCTACGCCATGCCCAAGGCCCGCCAGGGTGCCCGCATGGGCAATGCCGAGCTGGTGGACCTGATGATCCACGACGGGCTGTGGTGCGCCTTCGACCACTGTCACATGGGCGAGTCCACCGACCAGGTCAACGCCGCCCTGGGCATCACCCGGGCGGAGCAGGACGAGTGGGCCGCCCAGTCCCAGGAGCGGGCGGTGGACGCGGTCAAGGGCGGCCGGCTCGGCGAGGAGATCGTCGCGGTGGAAGCCCCCGGGCGGCGGGGTGCCGGCGGCCGGGTGGAAACCGACGAGGGCGTGCGCCCGGGCACGACGCCCGAGACGCTGGCCCGCCTCGGCCCGGCCTTCGTGCCGGAGGGCACCATCACCGCCGGGAACGCCTCGCAGATCTCCGACGGGGCGGCCGCCGTGGTGGTGACCAGCCGGGCCCGGGCCGAAGCCGAGGGGCTTCCGATCCTGGCGACGATCCTCGCCCACGGCATGGCCGCCGGCCCTGACCCCTCACTGGTCTCCCAGCCCTCACACGCCATCCAGGCGGCGGCCGCCAAGCTCGGCCGGGAGCCCGGGGGCTTCGACCTCTACGAGATCAACGAAGCCTTCGCCGCCGTGGCGCTGTGGTCATCGAAAGAGCTGGGCGTCGGCCCCGAGCGGGTCAACGTCAACGGCGGGGCCATCGCGCTCGGGCACCCGATCGGCGCCTCCGGGGCCCGCCTGGTGTTGACGCTGGCCTACGAGCTGAGCCGCCGGGGTGGCGGCATCGGCGCCGCCGCGCTGTGCGGGGGCGGCGGCCAGGGCGACGCCCTCCTGATCCGGGCCGGCTCATGA
- a CDS encoding DUF2461 domain-containing protein: protein MFAGWPEEALEFFEGLEADNSKSYWQAHKATYEEAVLAPMQALLADLHPGWGDGRIMRPYRDIRFSKDKSPYKTFIAAMVGPGYVSLNSRTFGCGSGIWEVGPEMLERYRAAVDAPASGEALVSVVAGLRSGGLDITAHEALKSAPKGYAKDHPRIEFLRMKGIAAWQEWPVGAWLGTPEPAARVAGFLRAAAPLTGWLREHVGTHE from the coding sequence ATGTTCGCAGGCTGGCCGGAGGAGGCTCTGGAGTTCTTCGAGGGCTTGGAGGCGGACAACTCGAAGAGCTACTGGCAGGCCCACAAGGCCACCTACGAGGAAGCGGTCCTCGCCCCGATGCAAGCGCTGCTGGCCGACCTGCACCCCGGCTGGGGCGATGGCCGCATCATGCGCCCGTACCGGGATATCCGCTTCAGCAAGGACAAGTCGCCCTACAAGACGTTCATCGCCGCCATGGTGGGGCCGGGCTACGTGTCGCTCAACTCCCGCACGTTCGGCTGCGGGTCGGGGATCTGGGAGGTCGGCCCGGAGATGCTGGAGCGCTACCGGGCGGCCGTGGATGCTCCGGCCTCCGGGGAGGCGCTGGTGTCGGTGGTGGCCGGCCTGCGCTCGGGGGGCCTGGACATCACGGCCCACGAGGCGCTGAAGTCGGCCCCCAAGGGCTACGCCAAAGACCATCCCCGCATCGAGTTCCTGCGGATGAAGGGCATCGCCGCCTGGCAGGAGTGGCCGGTGGGGGCCTGGCTGGGCACGCCTGAACCGGCGGCGCGGGTGGCGGGATTCCTGCGGGCGGCGGCGCCGCTCACCGGGTGGCTGCGGGAGCACGTCGGGACGCACGAGTAA
- a CDS encoding nucleotidyltransferase family protein encodes MRQAVILAGGQATRLRPYTDDRPKAMVEVAGVPVCEHQIVWLASAGVENVVMSVGYRHEVIQDRIGDGSRLGVHVTYAVEDTPLGRGGGMKLAAKRLPYRDEGWFALNGDVLAKFPVLDLSSHHQRISALATIALAPYRSNWGLATLDGDFVLGFVQSPHLPYWINGGIYCMEPEVIDLLPDKGDHEDTTFPELALSGRLGGYKIEGYWRGIDTVKDLKEANVEYPQELGE; translated from the coding sequence ATGCGACAAGCAGTGATCCTGGCGGGCGGCCAGGCAACCCGGCTCCGGCCGTATACCGACGACCGCCCCAAGGCCATGGTCGAGGTGGCCGGGGTCCCGGTGTGCGAGCACCAGATCGTCTGGCTGGCCTCCGCCGGCGTCGAGAACGTCGTCATGTCGGTGGGCTACCGCCACGAAGTCATCCAGGACCGCATCGGCGACGGCTCCCGCCTGGGCGTCCACGTGACCTACGCGGTCGAGGACACCCCCCTCGGCCGGGGCGGCGGCATGAAGCTGGCCGCCAAAAGGCTCCCCTACCGGGACGAGGGCTGGTTCGCCCTCAACGGCGACGTGCTGGCCAAGTTCCCGGTCCTCGACCTGTCCAGCCACCACCAGCGGATCTCGGCCCTCGCCACCATCGCCCTCGCCCCCTACCGCTCCAACTGGGGCCTGGCGACGCTCGACGGCGACTTCGTGCTCGGCTTCGTCCAGAGCCCGCACCTGCCCTACTGGATCAACGGCGGGATCTACTGCATGGAGCCCGAGGTCATCGACCTCCTGCCCGACAAGGGCGACCACGAGGACACCACCTTCCCCGAGCTGGCGCTCTCCGGCCGGCTGGGGGGCTACAAGATCGAGGGCTACTGGCGCGGCATCGACACCGTGAAGGACCTCAAGGAAGCCAACGTCGAGTACCCGCAGGAACTCGGCGAATAG
- a CDS encoding acyl-CoA dehydrogenase family protein, translating to MADTTSAGAYRLTEEQQAFKAMVRAFAEDAIAPRAAAIDEADEYPADVHRALVTQGLMGVGFPEEFGGAGGGPFDVCLMVEEIARVSGGASVIPLVNRLGAVPILLAGSEAQQRAAVRGIASGAHQYSYCLTEAGSGSDAAAMSSRAVRQPDGTWLLTGRKGFITNAGVSDRYVYFAVTNPGGPKGHNITAFLVHGDADGFSLGRSEKKMGIHGSPTREVICDQVALPADAVVGTVDEGFTIALRTLDYSRPTAAAQAVGIAQGALDQATTYVAQREQFGKAIAEFQGVRFMLADMAIATEAARLLTYRAAAMVEDRDPATGPAAAMAKTFASDTAMSVTTDAVQLLGGYGYTKDFPVERMMRDAKITQIYEGTNQIQRVVIARSLLHG from the coding sequence GTGGCCGACACGACCAGCGCGGGCGCCTACCGCCTCACCGAGGAGCAGCAGGCCTTCAAAGCCATGGTCCGGGCATTCGCCGAGGACGCCATCGCCCCCCGGGCGGCGGCGATCGACGAGGCCGACGAGTACCCGGCTGACGTCCACCGGGCCCTGGTGACGCAGGGACTCATGGGGGTGGGCTTCCCCGAGGAGTTCGGCGGGGCGGGCGGGGGGCCCTTCGATGTCTGCCTGATGGTCGAGGAGATCGCCCGGGTGTCGGGCGGGGCCAGCGTCATCCCGCTGGTGAACCGGCTCGGGGCCGTCCCCATCCTGCTGGCGGGCAGCGAGGCGCAGCAGCGGGCGGCAGTCCGGGGGATCGCGTCCGGTGCGCACCAGTACTCCTACTGCCTGACCGAGGCCGGGTCGGGCTCGGACGCCGCCGCCATGTCCTCCCGGGCGGTGCGCCAGCCCGACGGCACCTGGCTCCTCACCGGCCGCAAGGGCTTCATCACCAACGCCGGAGTCTCGGACCGCTACGTGTACTTCGCGGTCACCAACCCCGGCGGGCCGAAGGGGCACAACATCACGGCGTTCCTGGTCCACGGCGACGCCGACGGCTTCTCCCTCGGCCGCTCGGAGAAGAAGATGGGGATCCATGGGTCGCCCACCCGGGAGGTGATCTGCGACCAGGTCGCCCTCCCGGCCGACGCCGTCGTCGGGACGGTGGACGAGGGGTTCACCATCGCCCTCCGGACCCTCGACTACTCCCGGCCCACGGCCGCCGCCCAGGCGGTCGGGATCGCCCAGGGTGCCCTCGACCAGGCGACCACCTACGTCGCCCAGCGGGAACAGTTCGGCAAGGCGATCGCCGAGTTCCAGGGGGTGCGCTTCATGCTGGCCGACATGGCCATCGCCACCGAGGCCGCCCGCCTGCTCACCTACCGGGCGGCGGCGATGGTGGAGGACCGGGACCCGGCCACCGGACCGGCGGCCGCCATGGCCAAGACCTTCGCCTCCGACACGGCCATGAGCGTCACCACCGACGCAGTCCAGCTGCTGGGCGGCTACGGTTACACGAAGGACTTCCCAGTGGAGCGGATGATGAGAGACGCCAAGATCACGCAGATCTACGAGGGCACCAACCAGATCCAGCGCGTCGTCATCGCCCGCTCGCTCCTGCACGGCTGA
- the mce gene encoding methylmalonyl-CoA epimerase produces MLRRIDHVAFAVADLDAAIHLYESAWGLTLAHREVVADQGVEEAMFALGDSYVQLIAPLSGSSTVAKFLERRGEGLHHIAYEVDDLSAELAAAVDRGQRLIDKAPREGGRGTRIAFVHPVTNHGVLVELVEYQ; encoded by the coding sequence ATGCTGCGCCGCATCGACCACGTAGCCTTTGCCGTCGCCGACTTGGACGCCGCCATCCACCTGTACGAGTCGGCGTGGGGCCTCACCCTGGCCCACCGGGAGGTGGTGGCCGACCAGGGCGTCGAGGAGGCGATGTTCGCCCTCGGGGACAGCTACGTGCAGCTGATCGCCCCGCTTTCGGGATCGTCGACGGTGGCCAAGTTCCTGGAGCGCCGGGGCGAAGGGCTGCACCACATCGCCTACGAGGTGGACGACCTGTCCGCCGAACTGGCGGCCGCTGTCGACCGGGGCCAGCGCCTGATCGACAAGGCCCCCCGGGAGGGGGGCCGGGGCACCCGGATCGCCTTCGTACACCCGGTCACCAACCACGGCGTCCTGGTGGAGCTGGTGGAGTACCAGTAG
- a CDS encoding DUF5996 family protein: MTPEATGSWPELTPWEDTRDTLHLWFQIVGKVRLQLEPMVNHWWQVPLYVSARGLGTSLMHGGSGGPVGNVGGRGLEIEFDFLDHVLHIRTTLGATRTLALEPRSVASFYSETMAALDDLGVPVRIVPIPNEVERAIPFAEDSEHHAYDPGAAQRFWLALVATHRVMERFRGRFIGKVSPIHFFWGGPDLAVTRFSGRPAPRHPGGVPHCPDRVQVQAYSHEVSSCGYWPGGGGEGSFYAYAYPEPPGFAGWPVEPAGAAYVPAAGEFLLPYTAVRTAGDPDAALLAFFQSTYEAAAVRGNWDRAALEADLSADPA, translated from the coding sequence ATGACCCCCGAGGCCACCGGAAGCTGGCCCGAGCTCACGCCCTGGGAGGACACCCGGGACACCTTGCACCTGTGGTTCCAGATCGTGGGCAAGGTGCGCCTGCAGCTGGAGCCGATGGTCAACCATTGGTGGCAGGTGCCGCTGTACGTCTCGGCCCGCGGCCTCGGGACCTCCCTCATGCACGGGGGTAGTGGTGGTCCCGTGGGCAACGTTGGGGGCAGGGGGCTGGAGATCGAGTTCGACTTCCTCGACCATGTCCTGCACATCCGCACCACCCTCGGCGCCACCCGCACGCTGGCCCTCGAACCGCGCAGCGTCGCCAGCTTCTACAGCGAGACCATGGCCGCCCTGGACGACCTCGGCGTCCCGGTGCGGATCGTCCCGATCCCCAACGAGGTGGAGCGGGCCATCCCCTTCGCCGAGGACAGCGAGCACCACGCCTACGATCCGGGCGCGGCCCAGCGTTTCTGGCTGGCGCTGGTGGCCACCCACCGGGTCATGGAGCGCTTCCGGGGGCGCTTCATCGGCAAGGTGAGCCCGATCCACTTCTTCTGGGGCGGCCCGGATCTGGCGGTCACCCGCTTCTCCGGGCGCCCGGCCCCCAGGCACCCGGGCGGGGTGCCGCACTGCCCCGACCGGGTGCAGGTGCAGGCCTACAGCCACGAGGTGTCCAGCTGCGGGTACTGGCCCGGCGGCGGGGGCGAGGGTTCGTTCTACGCCTACGCCTACCCCGAGCCCCCCGGCTTCGCCGGCTGGCCGGTCGAGCCGGCCGGGGCCGCGTACGTCCCCGCCGCCGGCGAGTTCCTCCTGCCCTACACCGCCGTGCGCACCGCCGGGGACCCCGACGCGGCGCTCCTCGCTTTCTTCCAGAGCACCTACGAGGCGGCTGCGGTGCGGGGCAACTGGGACCGGGCCGCCCTCGAGGCCGACCTCAGCGCCGACCCGGCTTAA
- a CDS encoding STAS domain-containing protein: protein MSDQSSQRLTRDHGGWVVARWSGEIDMVNADDVGREALGGVANSDEGLVVDLSQVTYLDSAGIRTVVRLSRLLRQRQQLFSLVVPERSVLRSSLVVGGIPGMISTFRTLSEARAARAGA, encoded by the coding sequence GTGAGCGACCAGTCGAGCCAGCGCCTCACCCGCGACCACGGGGGCTGGGTGGTTGCCCGCTGGTCGGGCGAGATCGACATGGTGAACGCCGACGACGTGGGCCGGGAGGCCCTGGGCGGGGTGGCGAACAGCGACGAGGGCCTGGTAGTGGACCTGAGCCAGGTGACCTATCTGGACAGCGCCGGCATCCGGACGGTGGTGCGCCTGTCCCGCCTCCTGCGCCAGCGCCAGCAGCTCTTCTCCCTGGTGGTACCGGAACGGTCAGTGCTGCGCAGTTCGCTGGTGGTGGGCGGCATCCCCGGGATGATCTCGACCTTCCGCACTCTGAGCGAGGCCCGGGCCGCCCGCGCCGGGGCCTGA